ACAATTCAATTTGAAGTATGTCGATTATGGAATAAAGGGACTCGCGATATCCATCGGAGCCCCGGACATGAATGCTATCGCGGAAAGATTCGTTGGATCGGTGAGAAGGGAAGCACTGGACCATTACATTATTCTCAATCGGCGGCAGCTTAATAGAATTCTGGTGGATTATGTGAATTTCTACAATTCTCAACGACCACACCAAGGTCTTGAGCAACAGATTCCAGGAGGATATTCTCCGCAAAGAGAGGGAGAGATCTCGAAAATCCCGATTCTCTCTGGATTACATCATCATTATTTCAGGATGGTAGCATAGCAGATGGAATTTTTCCATAGCACGGGCACCAGAGATGGGGTATTTCTTCAAGATATTCGCAGGGATAAAGGAACTGGGCTCCTCCGAGGACGGTTCGGAGAAGCCCGGGTTCCAAGAAACAAAGATGGTACACCATCCTGGATTCGAACCAGGGACCTACTGATTAAGAGTCAGTTGCTCTACCAGCTGAGCTAATGGTGCGAAAATGGACGCGGGAAAATATATATCTTTTTAACCGCCGGGGGCAAAGGAATCATCAAGAAGTCGTCTGCGGCTGACGCAGAGCGAGCTTTGTTCTTTGGATCACCCTCCAGCAGCTTTTTGTATGAGTCGGCGGTAGACGCTCCACGATGATTGATATCCCTTCCATCGAAATTTCATGTTTTAAAAAATCCAGCGCCGGAGCCTCGGACTACGGCGAATAGTATTTTAAAATCGTATACAAACCAAAAACCCGGAGGTTATTGAAACCCATTCCACGCTGATTCGACCGGTCGGCCGACCCATGCGCGGAGAACAACCAGAAAGCGGAGGTCCCCATGTTCCGTGTGTCCTGCCTTGCGTCCCCGTTCGTCCTCATCCCCGTTTTTATAGCCTGTGCTGCCCCGAAAATCGAGGTGGACGAGTCCGCCTACGATTGCGGCATTGTCGCCGAAGGAAAAATTGACAAGCTCCACGCGCAATTTGTCGTTAAGAATTCGGGAGATGCGACTCTCACGATCAGCAACGTGTGTCCGGGTTGCGGGTGTACCGTGGTGAGGTTCGACACCACCATCCAACCCGGGAAAACCGGTCTCATCGCTTCCACCGTCACCATCGCGAATTACCATTCGGGTCCGATCACCAAATACGTGACCGTCCAATCCAACGCTTCGAACAATCCCGCGCTGCAGCTTTCCATAAGCGCCGTCATCAAACCGGTGATCGATGTTTCGGAGCAGTACGTGAGCCTTGCGCCGGGGAAGCCGCACACCATCGTGCTTGCCTCGGCCAAACAGGACCTTTCCGTCAGCGAGGTGTTCATGAGTGGTTCTTCCGCATCTGCGCCGTCGTCCCCTGCGTGGCAGGCAGCCGAGGGTAAGGATTGTGACTGAACAGGATCACGAATGGGTCCCTCAGAAGCCAAAACTGGTGAGTTATTCGTTGTTCAATGAAGATAAAAAATAAATGTAATGTTTTATTCATGGGGCGGGTGTGAGAAGCACTCGCCCCTTATTTCACCATTGGAAATACTCTAATTCCGTTTGACAACCGTAAGTCGGTCTCGCTCGCTCATGCCTTGTTGAATTTGGTCTTTACCCACTCCACAACCTGGTAGTGTTCAGGACCGGTAGGCTTGCGGATGATAACGTCGTTTTATCGCCATCCAGATGCCGGAAGGGCTGTCCAGGATAACAGTAAATCTCCTCCCCATAATTTGTCAGGGATATTTGTCCCTATGGGGTAATGAATTAGCAATAGGGGAAATAAAATCATTTTTAAAACGGAAAGGGACAAATTTCCCTATACCTTTACAAAAGCAACATTTTCTATTTGCACCACTTACAGATAGTTATGCACGCTCTGTATCTTTGGCACATGCATTGCGGTTTTACAAACTGCAGCGAGTTAAAAGGCTGTTCTATTGATTAGAGAAGGTTTGTCATGAAAGGTATAAAAAGAATTTTTTGGCTGTTGAGCGCAATCGTTCAGAGTTTGCTTATAATAATGATTTTTACCGGTTGCACTCCGAGCAGATCGTTGTACCTGCAAACGCAGGCGCAAAACAGGATACTTCATCAACAAAAAGACAACATTGACGTTACGCTTGAGCTGTCAAAAAACAGCCTGGTAGATAACAAACTGGTGATTGTAAACAACACTTCATCGCCGATTGACGTGTCACCGCAAAAGATCCTGTTCGAAATCCCGAAAAAACTGCTTGAGGCAAACGCAGTGGAAGATTACATCTCTTTCCTTGACAGGCGCTCCAAACGGCTGCAATCACTATGTTATGCCGGCGATTATCAGTATGTTTGTTCGGATGAAATACGTGATTTTTATCAATCGCAAAAAAGCAGAGCTTTCATTTTCGGTACTATTATGCCAGGTAATTCCTCGCGCGGAAACATTGCGTTCGATATGCCGCTGGTGGTCAACAATAGCAAGTGGAAGGCGGTTGAAAAGACAACACAACCATATAAGGCGAGGGTGACTTTCCAGTTTATTGTCAATCGAAAGCCGGTGACGATAACATTCCCGCTTCTCGTTACCTGCGATGACATAGGCAATCTTCCGTATTCGGTGCTGGAGTATTTGAAATAAAATGTTAATGAATGGGGAAATAATTTTATATCAGACAATCAATTTATTATTATTACTCTGTTGCCATAAGGTCCAATTTTTATAACCGATGAATTATAAGAAATAATTTTTCATGGTGTTCTGTTTATTCGCCGGCGCGGAGGCCCGCGTCGCGAAATTTTATTTTCCCACACTTCCGCTTATCTCTACTTTGGGCGGAGCATTTTTCCATAGGAGCGCCTCAATATGCAAAGGGGATCCGCTGCCTGTTTCTTTTCCCTGTCTGTGCTATTAACCGCCGTGTTTCTCGCCGGAGCACAGCCCTCGCTCGACGCCGACGAAATCGTGCGCCGCGCCGACGCCAAGATGCGTGGGGAAACCAATTACAGCGAAATGACCATGACCGTGGTGCGGCCCGACTGGAGCCGAACCGTGAGCCTCAAGGGTTGGGAAAAGGCCCGTACGTATTCACTCACCGTGATCACCGCGCCTTCCAAGGAGAAGGGGCAGGCGTTCCTGAAACGCGGCGTTGAAATGTGGAACTGGGTGCCGTCCATCGACCGGGTGATCAAGCTCCCGCCCTCGATGATGTCGCAGTCGTGGATGGGCTCCGACTTCACCAACGACGACCTCATCAAGGAATCGTCCATCGTGAAGGATTATTCACACACCCTGTCGGGTCGTGATACCATTGACGGACGCGACTGCTGGAAGGTCACCCTAACCCCGCTTCCGAACGCCGCCGTAGTGTGGGGCAAGGTTGTGGCGTGGATTACAGTGCAGGAAGACATCGAGGTGAAGGAGCAGTACTTCGACGAGGATGGCGCGCTTGTCAACACCGAGCGGTTTTCCGACATACAGATGATGGGCGGTAGGGAGATCCCCGCGCGCATGGAGATGACACCCGCGGCAAAGCCCGGGTGCAAAACCGTGCTCGTCGTCAATACTATATGGTTCGACAAGCCCATCGCCGACGATTTCTTTTCGCTGCAAAACCTCAAACGCGTTCGGTAGGGAACATGGAACTGCTGTCACTTTCGTGGCGCAACATATGGCGCAACAAACGGCGGACCCTAATCACCGCGGCGTCCATTTTTTCCGCGGTGTTTCTTGCGCTCATTATGCGGGCGATGCAGCTCGGCTCATATGACAAGATCGTGCGTAACGTGGTGGAATTTTACACCGGCTACATTCAAGTCCATGCAAAAGGCTACTGGGACGACAAGAGCCTCGACCGCAGTTTCATTGCCGATACTGCACTGCTGAAGAACGTCGAGAATGTGGGGGGCGTTTCGTACCTTATCCCTCGGCTTGAGTCCTTTGCCCTCGCCTCGACGAGCACGCAGACCAAGGGCGTGCTGGTGGTGGGAGCGGTCCTTGCGCAAGACGACCGCCTCACACATCTCTCTTCGCGAATCAGCAAGGGGATCATGCCCGAGCAGTCGGGGCGGGGCGTGCTTGTCGCCGAGGGAGCGGCCTCGGACCTTGGCGTGGCCGTAGGTGATTCGATCGTGCTGCTTGGCCAGGGATTTCACGGCATGAGCGCGGCGGGCGCGTTTCCCGTGAGCGGCATCGTCCATTTCGGTTCGCCCGACCTCAACAGCCGCGTGGTGTACATGCCGCTTTCTGCATGTCAAGACCTGTACTCGGCTCCGCAAAGAATTACCTCGCTTGTCGTGGCGGTCAACAGGCCTGCCGATGCCGGGACGGTCGCGGCCGCACTGAGCAGATTGTTGGCACCCGCCTCATACGAGGTGATGACATGGGACAAAATGCTTCTCGAAGTGGTTCAACAGATTCAGTCCGACAACATGGCCGGGCTCATCATGCTCGGTATTCTATACGCCATCGTCATTTTCGGGATATTCGGCACCATCACCATGATGACGATTGAGCGGCGGAGGGAGTTCGGCATGGTACTGGCCCTTGGCATGAGCAAAACGCTTCTTGTGGCCACAACCTTGGTCGAGACAATCATGATTTCGATCGTGGGCATTGCCGCCGGCATGATCGCTGCCACGCCGGTGATTTTGTATTTTCACGTACACCCAATACGCCTCACGGGTGAGGCGGCAAAAATGATGGCTCAATATGGCATCGAGCCGGTGATGCCGTTTCTGTTTGACGGTTCGATTTACGGCACGCATGCGGCCATCGTGCTTGGAGCCACCTTGATCTGCGCCCTTTTCCCATTGTGGGTAATCGGGCGGCTTAAAGTGGCTGGCGCGCTGCGATCGTGAAGAAAAAAAACACCACAGAGACTCAGAGAACACAGAGAAAAATGATTTTTATTGATAGGAAAAGGTCCATTAAAAAAGTTACTTGAACGGCGGAATTTCCCTATGCTTTTCTCCATCGCCTGGCGCAACATTTGGCGCTCGCCGCTGCGGAGCCTTATTGTGCTTTTGGCCGTGTGCCTTGGGCTGTTCGGCGGTGTGTTCTCCATGGCATTTACAAACGGCATGACCCTCCAGCGCATCCACAGCGCAATCGCCGCAGAGGTTGCCGACATTCAGGTCCACGCTCCAGGGTTTCTCAAAAAGGGCGACATCATCGACACCGTTCCCGGCGTCCGTGAGGTGACGGCATATGTCACAACGCTGCCGGGGTTTTCGTGCTCATCGGGGCGCGTCAGGATAAACGCCATGGCGTCGAGTGCGACCACGGGCACGGGGGTGACGCTGTACGGCATCGTCCCGGCCGAGGAGCGCAGGGTCTCGGCCATCGCCGACCACCTGGTGCAGGGCGGTTATCTTACGGACGAAAGCGCCAATCGCATCGTGGTGGGTGAGAAACTGGCACACAAACTCAAGGTGCGGCTGCATTCGAAAATCGTGCTCACCCTTCAGGAAGTTGACGGCACGATCACCGGCGGCGCTTTTAGGATAGCGGGCATTTACAAAACAGACAACTCCACCTTCGACGAGAACACCGTCTTCGCGCTCGCGGCCGATGTACGCTTTCTTACGGGGCTTCCGCGGGAGGCTGTTCAGGAGATAGCTGTTCGAATAACCGATTCCCGTGCGGCCCCGGCCGCGGCGGCGCTGCTGCGCGGCATGTTTCCTTCCCTCGATGTCAAGTCCTGGAAGGAGTCGAGCCCCGACCTGGCACTCATGGAAAGCATCATGGATTACATGATGCTTCTCTTCCTTGTGATTATTCTTGCGGCCCTCGCATTCGGCATCGTCAACACCATGCTCATGGCCATCCTGGAACGCACCCGCGAGTTCGGCATGCTCATGGCCATCGGCATGACAAGGCTGCGGCTCTTCGCGATGATCATGGCCGAAACCGTGCTGCTGTCCGTTACGGGAGGCGCCGCGGGCGTTGCCGCATCAGCCGCTGCGATTGCCTATTTCGGCGGCCGGGGCATCAGCCTGTCATCGGTGTCGCGGGGACTTTCGGCCATGGGATACGGGGCACTTGTGTATCCGCAGATAGACCTTTCGTTCTATATCCTTTTGAGCCTCTTGATTGTGGCGACCGGCGTTGCATCGTCTGTCTATCCGGCGTTGCGGGCGCTGCGGCTGCAGCCGGCAAGGGCAATTCGGAGCACATAACGGAGAAAAATCATGAGTATCATCACCATCACCGGTCTTACCAAGGTATACGATGAGAAATCGGTCCCCGTCCATGCCCTTAACGGCATCGACCTGACGTTCGAGGAAGGGGAATTCACTACGATCGTCGGCCCCTCGGGCTCGGGCAAGACCACGCTGCTGAACATTTTAGGCGGCCTCGACACGCCCAGTGGCGGAACGATCAACATCGCCGGAACGGACATGCGGGCCATGTCGTCCCGCGACCTCACCCGCTTCAGACTGCATAACATCGGATTCGTGTTCCAGTCATACAATCTTATTCCGGTGCTCACGGCGCAGGAGAACATCGAATTCGTCATGCTGCTCCAGGGCAAGGGCAAGGCGGAGCGCGCCGCTCGCGCCCGCACCCTGCTTGCGCAGGTGGGAATCCCCGACCGGGGAGCGAGCAGGCCGGGGCAGCTGTCGGGCGGACAGCAACAGCGCGTGGCGGTCGCGCGAGCCTTGGCCTCGCGGCCGCGCTTCGTGCTCGCCGACGAGCCCACGGCCAACCTTGATTCGAAAGCGGCGGAAAACCTGCTCGATATCATGGTAACTCTTAACAAGGGGGAACGCGTCACGTTTATCTTTTCCACTCATGATGTCCGCGTGATGCGCAAAGCGCGGCGGATCATCACGCTTGAGGACGGCAAAGTGCTCAAGGACGAAACCGTATGAGTTCCGTTCGACGCAGTGTGTCGTTCGCGCTTCTTGTCGCCTGCGCCGCGCTGCGG
The window above is part of the Chitinivibrionales bacterium genome. Proteins encoded here:
- a CDS encoding integrase core domain-containing protein, encoding QFNLKYVDYGIKGLAISIGAPDMNAIAERFVGSVRREALDHYIILNRRQLNRILVDYVNFYNSQRPHQGLEQQIPGGYSPQREGEISKIPILSGLHHHYFRMVA
- a CDS encoding ABC transporter ATP-binding protein; amino-acid sequence: MSIITITGLTKVYDEKSVPVHALNGIDLTFEEGEFTTIVGPSGSGKTTLLNILGGLDTPSGGTINIAGTDMRAMSSRDLTRFRLHNIGFVFQSYNLIPVLTAQENIEFVMLLQGKGKAERAARARTLLAQVGIPDRGASRPGQLSGGQQQRVAVARALASRPRFVLADEPTANLDSKAAENLLDIMVTLNKGERVTFIFSTHDVRVMRKARRIITLEDGKVLKDETV
- a CDS encoding outer membrane lipoprotein-sorting protein; the encoded protein is MQRGSAACFFSLSVLLTAVFLAGAQPSLDADEIVRRADAKMRGETNYSEMTMTVVRPDWSRTVSLKGWEKARTYSLTVITAPSKEKGQAFLKRGVEMWNWVPSIDRVIKLPPSMMSQSWMGSDFTNDDLIKESSIVKDYSHTLSGRDTIDGRDCWKVTLTPLPNAAVVWGKVVAWITVQEDIEVKEQYFDEDGALVNTERFSDIQMMGGREIPARMEMTPAAKPGCKTVLVVNTIWFDKPIADDFFSLQNLKRVR
- a CDS encoding DUF1573 domain-containing protein, yielding MFRVSCLASPFVLIPVFIACAAPKIEVDESAYDCGIVAEGKIDKLHAQFVVKNSGDATLTISNVCPGCGCTVVRFDTTIQPGKTGLIASTVTIANYHSGPITKYVTVQSNASNNPALQLSISAVIKPVIDVSEQYVSLAPGKPHTIVLASAKQDLSVSEVFMSGSSASAPSSPAWQAAEGKDCD
- a CDS encoding FtsX-like permease family protein, with product MELLSLSWRNIWRNKRRTLITAASIFSAVFLALIMRAMQLGSYDKIVRNVVEFYTGYIQVHAKGYWDDKSLDRSFIADTALLKNVENVGGVSYLIPRLESFALASTSTQTKGVLVVGAVLAQDDRLTHLSSRISKGIMPEQSGRGVLVAEGAASDLGVAVGDSIVLLGQGFHGMSAAGAFPVSGIVHFGSPDLNSRVVYMPLSACQDLYSAPQRITSLVVAVNRPADAGTVAAALSRLLAPASYEVMTWDKMLLEVVQQIQSDNMAGLIMLGILYAIVIFGIFGTITMMTIERRREFGMVLALGMSKTLLVATTLVETIMISIVGIAAGMIAATPVILYFHVHPIRLTGEAAKMMAQYGIEPVMPFLFDGSIYGTHAAIVLGATLICALFPLWVIGRLKVAGALRS
- a CDS encoding FtsX-like permease family protein, translated to MLFSIAWRNIWRSPLRSLIVLLAVCLGLFGGVFSMAFTNGMTLQRIHSAIAAEVADIQVHAPGFLKKGDIIDTVPGVREVTAYVTTLPGFSCSSGRVRINAMASSATTGTGVTLYGIVPAEERRVSAIADHLVQGGYLTDESANRIVVGEKLAHKLKVRLHSKIVLTLQEVDGTITGGAFRIAGIYKTDNSTFDENTVFALAADVRFLTGLPREAVQEIAVRITDSRAAPAAAALLRGMFPSLDVKSWKESSPDLALMESIMDYMMLLFLVIILAALAFGIVNTMLMAILERTREFGMLMAIGMTRLRLFAMIMAETVLLSVTGGAAGVAASAAAIAYFGGRGISLSSVSRGLSAMGYGALVYPQIDLSFYILLSLLIVATGVASSVYPALRALRLQPARAIRST